A part of Arachis hypogaea cultivar Tifrunner chromosome 12, arahy.Tifrunner.gnm2.J5K5, whole genome shotgun sequence genomic DNA contains:
- the LOC112728097 gene encoding U3 small nucleolar RNA-associated protein 18 homolog has protein sequence MSLISQNARTKARKTQRVEDIKEPLNHEEVEDGKDSDDEALKAKKRKREQSEMQQVREMKKLESFLFGSLYSPVEFGKEDNEVEIGDKKSSDLFFTDRSANNVLSVYEEDADISEESDDDRAAVQRKPVWVDDEEEKATINIANVNRLRKLRKEEDEDLISGSEYVSRLRAQHVKLNPGTDWAQIDSRSKIDRSSDDESDEENEAALNQGNKDVDDILRTNEDLVVKSSSKLLPGHVEYSKLVDANIQDPSNGPINSVQFHRNAQLLLATGLDRKLRFFQIDGKRNTKIQSIFLEDCPIRKAAFLPDGSQVILSGRRKFFYSFDLVKAKVDKVGPLVGREEKSLENFEVSPDSKLVAFVGNEGYILLVSSKTKQLVSTLKMNGTVRSLAFAEDGQQLLSGGGDGQVYHWDLRTMTCMHKGVDEGCINSTALSTSPGGKLFAAGSDSGIVNIYNREEFLGGKRKPIKTIENLTTKVDFMKFNHDSQILAICSGMKKSSLKLIHIPSYTVFSNWPPPNASLSYPRCLDFSPGGGFMAVGNSAGKVLLYKLHHYQHA, from the coding sequence ATGAGTCTGATATCTCAAAATGCTCGCACTAAAGCTAGGAAGACCCAAAGGGTGGAGGACATCAAAGAACCTCTCAATCATGAAGAGGTTGAGGATGGGAAAGATTCTGATGATGAAGCTCTGAAGGCAAAGAAGAGGAAGCGAGAACAGTCAGAAATGCAACAAGTGAGAGAAATGAAAAAGCTGGAAAGCTTTTTGTTTGGCTCTCTGTATTCCCCTGTTGAATTTGGAAAGGAGGATAATGAAGTAGAAATTGGGGATAAAAAGAGCTCGGATTTGTTTTTTACTGACCGTTCTGCAAATAATGTGCTTTCTGTTTATGAGGAAGATGCTGACATTTCAGAGGAAAGTGATGATGATAGGGCTGCCGTGCAGAGAAAACCTGTGTGGgtggatgatgaagaagaaaaggcCACTATTAACATAGCAAATGTTAACAGGTTAAGGAAGttgaggaaggaagaggatgaggaTTTGATTTCTGGTTCAGAGTATGTGTCAAGATTGAGGGCTCAGCATGTAAAGCTGAACCCAGGAACTGATTGGGCACAGATTGATTCGAGGTCCAAAATAGATAGATCTTCTGATGATGAGTCAGATGAAGAAAATGAAGCTGCATTGAACCAAGGTAACAAGGATGTGGATGATATTCTGAGAACAAATGAAGACCTGGTTGTGAAGAGTAGCTCGAAACTACTGCCCGGACATGTTGAATACTCAAAGCTAGTTGATGCTAATATACAGGATCCATCTAATGGCCCAATAAATTCTGTTCAGTTCCATAGAAATGCTCAGCTCCTTCTTGCTACAGGATTGGACAGAAAGCTTAGATTTTTTCAAATTGATGGCAAACGTAACACCAAGATTCAAAGCATCTTCCTTGAAGATTGCCCCATTCGGAAAGCTGCTTTCTTGCCAGATGGATCTCAGGTTATCTTATCGGGAAGACGAAAGTTTTTCTATAGTTTTGATTTGGTTAAGGCTAAGGTTGATAAAGTAGGTCCTTTAGTTGGTAGGGAAGAGAAAAGTTTGGAAAATTTCGAGGTCTCGCCTGATTCTAAATTAGTAGCTTTTGTGGGTAATGAGGGTTACATTTTATTAGTTTCGTCAAAAACAAAGCAATTGGTTAGTACCTTAAAGATGAATGGAACAGTTCGATCCTTAGCTTTTGCAGAAGATGGACAGCAGTTGTTGAGCGGTGGCGGTGATGGCCAGGTTTACCACTGGGATCTGAGAACAATGACTTGCATGCATAAAGGCGTAGATGAAGGCTGCATAAACAGCACAGCTCTTAGTACTTCTCCAGGTGGAAAACTTTTCGCAGCTGGTTCAGACAGCGGAATTGTGAATATTTACAATAGAGAGGAATTCCTCGGGGGCAAGAGGAAGCCTATCAAGACCATTGAGAATTTGACCACTAAAGTAGATTTTATGAAATTCAATCACGACTCTCAAATATTAGCAATCTGTTCAGGCATGAAAAAGAGCAGTTTGAAATTGATACATATCCCGTCATATACTGTGTTTTCCAACTGGCCGCCGCCGAATGCAAGCCTGAGTTACCCCCGCTGTCTTGATTTTAGTCCAGGTGGTGGTTTCATGGCTGTAGGAAACTCTGCAGGAAAGGTGTTATTGTACAAGTTGCACCATTACCAGcatgcataa